A stretch of DNA from Thermogemmatispora onikobensis:
TCCTCCTCTTTGGCTTTGTGCTCTTCGCTGTCAGCAAGCTCCCAGTGCCCGAACGCTGCAACCTGAAGCAGGGGGGACTTGTGTTCCTGGCCCTGCTCATTGCTGTGCTGCTCATTCGCAACTTGCCCGCCTTTGGTGGGCTGGTGCTGCTGCTGGCCCTGCCTGGGGCGATCGTTGCCTTCCTCCTGGTGCGGCTCAAGGTCAGTCTCAGAATGGCGCTCTTCATCGGCGTGGTCGCCATTGGCCTGATTCTGGTGCTGCGCGAGGACCTGACCGATCTGATCAATCGGACAGTCGCGAACAATATGACCTTTAATGTTATTGCCATTGCGCAGGGGAGCGAGGCCGATAGGCTGGCTGCCGGCCTGTCCAGCCTTCCCGGTTGGCAGAAGAGCGTGCGTCGCCTTGACAGCAGGGTGATTCCTCTCAGCATTGATGGAATTCCCTTGCAGCAGCTTATTCCGGCGAATGCCGCCTTGAAGGGAAGGAGCATTCCCGCCAGGGCTATGATTGCCTGCCTGCTCTCTTGCTTGTCTCCTCGCAAGGGAGGCCATCAGTGTGCTCCCCTCTGCCTGGGTGGGGACGTTGCGGGCTAGGCCGGCTCGGCCTGCTCTGGCCTGCGTCCCCACTCTGTGGTCTCGAGTTGTTGTATCTGTCTTTCCCATAGGTGCAGCTCTCGACGCTGGGGCGGGCTAAGCTGCCCCTCAAATTGCTGGAGGATGGCAAGCAAACGGCTACCTTCCGCTGGAAGGCGCTGGGCCAGGGCCCGAGTGAGCAACAGCTTCCCATGTCGCCAGCCTTCTTGATGCTCTATGATCAGGTGATGAAGAAGCTGCAGTCTCTGCCAGGCTTGCCAGTCGGGTTCGGGCAGCACCTGGCCGGCTTCCAGCTCCAGGGCTGCGAGGCTGTGGGTGAGTACGAGGCGGCTCAGCTCGCGACGGAAGCGTTCGTCAGGATCGAGGAGCCTCCAGCCGACCTGCACGAGCAGGTGACGGATCTCCTCTTGTAAAGACACACTCTTCCCATCGCAGCTCAGGCGGACACCTGGCACCGTCAGCAGCGATGCCTTACGAAGGGACTCCTGCCCTGGCGCCCGCGCCGAGAAGTGGCTGAGTAGGTGAGCCAGCCAGGAAAGGGCCAGCCCTGGCTCGCTGGACCCCGGCAGCAGGTGGGCCAGGACCAGCAGCCACCAGGTAAGCGGCCCCTCCTGTCTGAAAAACCAGGCAACCAGACGCTCGTCAAAGGCGCGCTGGTCCAGACGCGCCAGCTCCTCCAGGCGGAGCTGATTCGACTGCAACTGTCTACAGGCCAGTTGCACCAGAGCTGGATGACCCCCAGTCAGCTCGTGCAGGCGCTCACTGGCGGCTGTGAGCCGTGCTGCGGCGGCGCCGGTCGCGCTGGTCTGGAGCGCACCCTCCTGAGCGAGCATGCGGCGGATCTCTTCGGCAGACCACGGAGGCAGGGTGACCGTCACGATCTCAGACTGCCGCCCCTTCCAGAGCGGCTGGTGCCAGTCAGGGGGCTGGCGGCTCGCAAGCACGGCCTTGACGCGGGGCAGGCCGAAGCGCTCGGGGAAGCGCCCGCCAGGAGCGAGCACGAGCGCCTGAGCGCTGGGGAGCAGCTGCTCCAGATGGTCAAAGAAGAGCAGCAGGGTGGGCCCCTCGGCGGGCAGGTGAGGCCGGAGGGCCTCAACATCTCGGGCCAGGGCCGTCCAGAGCTGCTCTCTCCTGTCCAGATCGATGAGCAACTGACGGCCTGATGATGAGAGCTGGCCTGTCCTCTGGAGCCTCTCCCAGATCGTGGCAAAGGTATGGGCTTGCCAGGGAGGGTATGCGGCCTGGAGCTGCTCGACGATTTGCCAGACGAGGGAGAGCTGATCATGCGCTGCCGCGCATAAGCCATCTACCCAGACGATGGGCAACCCGGGAAAACGCTGGCGGACGAGGGAGAGGCTGCTTTGCAGCAGCCGACTCTTGCCAAAGCCGCCGTGGGGATAGCCTGGTGCTGAGGAGGCTGGACTGAGCGCTGTGCTCGGGCTGCCATCGTGAAGCCAGAGCAGCCAGGGGCTTTTGGCCTGCGTGTGGGCCAACCAGCTCAGCAAGAAGGCTGAAAAGCGATGACGGTCTCCGTGCTTCATCGGTATGTTACTCCTTTCCTTGTTCTTGGGCGAGGATCTCACGCTCCAGAGCCTGCAGGGCTGCCTGCCAGTCTGAAGCCTGCTCGCCCAGGGCGGCCTGGAGATCCTGGTCCTGCTGGAGAGCGGCCACCACCTGCAGGCTTACGGCCTGTGGTTCCTGGTGCAGGGATGCCAGCACGCTGGGCATCTGCTCTACTCGCCGCGTTGGTTCCTCGCCCAGGAGACGATAGGCGAGCTGATCGGCCAGGGAACGAATGCGTTCGGGGCCGCTGGCTCGCGCTGTCAGGCGCTCCTGGAAGGCGGCCAGCCAGCGCAGGATCTCCCGCCAGCGGGCCGGAGCTTCTTCCTGCCAGAGGACCTGCAGCAGGTGGCGGACCGGTGCGACGACGACATAGCCGGCGCGCTCGAACTGCCAGCGCAGGGCGTGAGTGCGAGCGGCGAGCTGCTGTGGCAGGAAGAAATAGGCAAAGGGATCGCTTTGTCTCCATTCGGGGACAAACTGCTCGATGAGGTCCTGCAGCAGCATGGCGGTGAAGCGGCGCGGCACGGCGAGCAAGCGCAGCAGGGTTTCGACGGCGGGCCGCTCCGCCGGCGGCAGCGCGCCCAAGACGCCGTGCCGGAGGACGCGCTCGGTGAGCTGCTCCAGCAGCCGGGTCCGGTCTGCTGGCTGACGGGGGACAAGCGTCCCGTCGCGCAGGGCGTCGGCGAGCACGACCAGGGCCAGCGGGTAGCCGGCAGCCCAGGTCAGGGCGAGGGCTCGCGCCTCGGGGGCGAGCGTCGGCGCGTGGCGGTCGAGCAAGAGGGCGCTGCTGACGCGGTCGAGTGGCCCGAGCTCCAGGGGAAGGACTGGGCGATTCAGCACGGTTTGCCAGGACCAGGGGAGCGACCCAGCCGCCGTCTGCACCAGGAGCAGGGGGGTCTCCTTTCCTAATGCATCGAGCAGCGCCACCAGCCAGCGCAGCTGCGAGGCATTGCCGATCTCCACGTCGTCCAGCAGCAAGACGGCGGCTCCCTGCTGGTGCACGAGAAGGCGAAGTCTGGGGATGAGCTGAGCCAGACCCGGGGTGGTGTGATCCGGTGTTGGGTCGTGCCTCTCTCCAGGGGAGGGGGAAAGGGGTGGCGACGGCAGGTCTGATAGCAGCTGGCTGGCGACGGCATCGATGTGCGCTCCTGGTCGTACCGTGCCCCAGAGGACTGGCAGTCCGAGCGCGTGGGCCTGTTGCTGGACCTGGAGCAGCAGGGTGGTCTTGCCGATGCCGGCTACGCCAGACAGGTGCACGATTGGCCACGGCTGACCCTGCTTGACGCGCGACTGCCTGAGTGCTTGCAGGACCGTCGAGATCTGGCGCTGTTCGTCCTCGCGATTGATGACCGGCTTTGTGTTCATGGCCATTGGTCTCCTGCTTCTCTCTCCTGTGAGCTGTGACCAGGACAGGACGCGGTCAGCGTGCGCCTCTGGCTCTGGTCTCCTGGTCTCTCCGGCCCGGGCGCACACCCCCAGGCGGTCAGCAGGGGCCAGAGGGCACAGAAGTCCTCCTGTTGCATCTCGGCCACTGCCTGCTGATACAGGCGCTCCAGCTCCGCCCAAGCGGCCAGGCCCATGCGTTCCAGGAAGGGCAGGACCAGCTCCAGCCCGATGAGAAAGTCCTTGAAGACCGGGTAGTGTCTGGAGGTCCCCATCGACCACTCGATGACGGTGGGCCGCAGGCCTACGTTGAGGAAGCCGGCCTGCCGCAGCAGCCGCGGCAGCCGTGGCGTGATGCCGATGTGTCTCCCATCCACTGAGCAACTCTGGCCGGCTCTCCAGAGGGCCTCGGTCCCCAAAGCCATCAGCCGCTCGAAAGCTGGACTGGTCGTCAGGGGCTCCTCCATCTCGGTCAGGCGCAGGAAGCCGCCCGGCCTGAGCAGGCGGCGGCACTCGACGAGCAACCGCGGCCAGGCCGCCGGCAGCATGAAGCCCCACAGCAGCCGCCCGTTGATCAGGTCGAAGGAGCCG
This window harbors:
- a CDS encoding ATP-binding protein; this encodes MNTKPVINREDEQRQISTVLQALRQSRVKQGQPWPIVHLSGVAGIGKTTLLLQVQQQAHALGLPVLWGTVRPGAHIDAVASQLLSDLPSPPLSPSPGERHDPTPDHTTPGLAQLIPRLRLLVHQQGAAVLLLDDVEIGNASQLRWLVALLDALGKETPLLLVQTAAGSLPWSWQTVLNRPVLPLELGPLDRVSSALLLDRHAPTLAPEARALALTWAAGYPLALVVLADALRDGTLVPRQPADRTRLLEQLTERVLRHGVLGALPPAERPAVETLLRLLAVPRRFTAMLLQDLIEQFVPEWRQSDPFAYFFLPQQLAARTHALRWQFERAGYVVVAPVRHLLQVLWQEEAPARWREILRWLAAFQERLTARASGPERIRSLADQLAYRLLGEEPTRRVEQMPSVLASLHQEPQAVSLQVVAALQQDQDLQAALGEQASDWQAALQALEREILAQEQGKE
- a CDS encoding class I SAM-dependent methyltransferase, producing MSALDDPSRPSSFRRQRGRSTYIIDAENPGELARLMQQDRLLTETLGGLLPEEEISLPETGRVLDLACGPGGWLLELAFCFPRATLIGVDLSLAVVEYATTQARSRGLDNVHFQVMDVMEPLAFEDGSFDLINGRLLWGFMLPAAWPRLLVECRRLLRPGGFLRLTEMEEPLTTSPAFERLMALGTEALWRAGQSCSVDGRHIGITPRLPRLLRQAGFLNVGLRPTVIEWSMGTSRHYPVFKDFLIGLELVLPFLERMGLAAWAELERLYQQAVAEMQQEDFCALWPLLTAWGCAPGPERPGDQSQRRTLTASCPGHSSQEREAGDQWP